The Oscillatoria acuminata PCC 6304 genomic interval TAAGTGGCTCTATTTTATGAAAAGTGGCCGCAATTTAGAAACCGTGCCAGAAACCATGAGCGCGGTCCCCGAAATTGAGCAAGCCTTTGCGATCGCCAATCAAGCAAATTTGAACCGGGAAGAATTAGAGGAATTAGAACAGCGAGAAATTTTTATTCACGACCAGAGAAACGCGATTTTAAAAGCCGTGAATGACAATAAACGAGAAATTGCCAAACAGTTGCTGAACTTATTAGATGAAGAGGCGATCGCGCAAACCACTGGCTTGAGCCTTGAGGAAGTCCAAAAATTAAAGAAGTCAAAACCTGCGCCCTAAAAGGTTGTTCTACACGGACAAAGCCTGCCGACGCCGGCTACTTGATAAAAACGATTTTTTATAGATCGCCCGGTGTGAACCGGGCTTTTCCAATGTCACATCTTCAACTCTGGCAGGGTTTCCTTAAACGGTAACCCCTCATTAATCGCTTCTATTTGCTGGGCTTCCATGAGATTTACTTCCTTCAAATAAGGGCGGAGAATTTGCCCCAAGCGTTGATTGTAAAAGCGATGTAAACTGTGATTGGGAGTGGCTGGAAAGCCTCGGCGTTTTTTGTGTTGTCCTCCGGCACCGGGGTCGAAGGATTGAATGCCATGTTCGATTCCCCATTCGATGGGTTTGTAATAGCAAGCCTCGAAATGGAGGGAGTCGATGTCGTAATTGCAACCCCAATATCGTCCATAGAGTTGTTCCCCTTTGGTGAGGCAAAAGGACATGGCGATGGGATGGCGTATATCATTGCCTTCGGGATAGGCAGCAATCAATAGGACCCGATCGCGAAAATTATGGTATAATTCCTCGAAGAATTGTTTGGTTAAATATTTACTCCCCCACCAGCCAAAGCGATCGCAATGGTCACTATAAAATTGATACATCCGCAGTAACAAGGTATGCGGGATATCATCTCCATGTAATGCCTTGACCTCAATTCCGGCTTTTGCCACGGCTTTGCGTTCCCGTTTGATGTTGCGGCGCTGATTGGCGTTGAAGACGGCTAAGTAATCATCAAAGGTATTAAATCCGGTATTCTGCCAAATATAACTGTGATGGAGCCAGGGAGTATAACCGAATCGTTCCATTAGCGATCGCCAGTCTGGATCGACATAGAGGAAATTACAGCAGGAAATATTGTGGCGATCGCAAAATTCATCGATCGCATGAATCATAATCCCCGTAATTTCTTCCTCATCTTCTCCCGGTGCAATCA includes:
- a CDS encoding GNAT family N-acetyltransferase codes for the protein MLEQLKPQISVAWIDNIAEVPQTAWDALALPLQTPFFEWNWLHNMEASGSATAKTGWLPNHLTVWRHGELIGVAPMYLKGHSRGEFVFDHQWADLAYRLGVEYYPKLLGMSPVTPVTGYRFLIAPGEDEEEITGIMIHAIDEFCDRHNISCCNFLYVDPDWRSLMERFGYTPWLHHSYIWQNTGFNTFDDYLAVFNANQRRNIKRERKAVAKAGIEVKALHGDDIPHTLLLRMYQFYSDHCDRFGWWGSKYLTKQFFEELYHNFRDRVLLIAAYPEGNDIRHPIAMSFCLTKGEQLYGRYWGCNYDIDSLHFEACYYKPIEWGIEHGIQSFDPGAGGQHKKRRGFPATPNHSLHRFYNQRLGQILRPYLKEVNLMEAQQIEAINEGLPFKETLPELKM